The following DNA comes from Bombus terrestris chromosome 2, iyBomTerr1.2, whole genome shotgun sequence.
atttgaagaaaaatctACATTTGATAATCAGTTAATGATGTTTTTAAATGCAGTACAACTTACTGATATTGAATTAGAAACAAGATACAACTCTATTTGTACACAAatggataaaatatttaaagagatATTTCCAAGGTGTAAGACATATAGGTTTGGTTCAACTCAAACTGGATTAGGTTTTAAAGAATGTgatttagatatatatatggatattgGTAAGACACAATTTTTTatccaattttattattattttataatatatgtatttatattattctttttaataatagtACATATCCTTTTATTGAAGgtgaaccaatatatgaaaatacaagTAAGTCAACAGATGCATGGACTATGTGcaagatttttaaaaaagtaaaaaaaattatgtatcgAATGAACTGTGTTTTTTCTAACATAATATTAATTCCAAAAGCTAAGACacctattataaaattttattatgttaGAACAAATGTTTCTTGTGATATTTCATTCAAAAATGGTTTGGGTGTATATAAAagcaatttgataaaatattgcaTATCTCTTGATAATAGGTTAAAACCACTAATGTTGCTTATTAAATATTGGGCacgacattttaaaatatcaagtGGACAGAAAATATCCAATTATGCTTTagtgttgttaattattttttatttacaacagCCATCTGTTAATATTATTCCTCCTTTAATGGTACTGAAAAGCACATGTCAACCACAAATTATAAATGGATGGCAAGCTAATTTTAACGAAAATGCAGTATTACCaccaattacaaataaaaataatattccacAACTTCTTCAtggctttttcttcttttatgcgACTTTTGAATTTAAAGCGCAAGTAATATGTCCGATAGATGGAATGGTGCACACAGAATCagagtttaaaaatataaaagatttacCATCATGCATGAATAGATATAAAGCATATGTAAAAGAAGATGAATCTCTTAAATTCAACGTTAATAAACCAATGTGTGTACAAGATCCTATAGAACTATGTCATAATGTTACAGCAAGCACACAATTTTCCACATTGGATTCTGTTGTAAGATATTGTGCAATTGGTGCAGAAATTTGTGCAATATCTAGTAAAAATGATTACATAGATCTAATGAGAACTTTGCTCACCACAGATCTtaaaaaaaaaggtaaatttaatattacaatttctGCAAATCAATCTCAATATGGATCAAATAGTATGGAAACATGTGTAAGCACTACAGAAAAaacgaaattttcaaatgaTGACTGGTATTCTACTGTTTTTAACAtagtaaaagatatttttgaaaaagttTTCATGGTACAAGTTGAAGTACTTCCAGTTGAAACAGAAGCAAAGCAGCAAAAAGTTGAGATGTTATCAGATGTGCATATAGAAAAGCAGCAAACAGTTACACTTCATTGTACTGGGACCCATTGCATATGGCGCAATAGACGAATTGACAATAATGTTTTAGATCCCAGTTTGAGTTGTTTGCAAAAGGAAGCTCTTATGTCAGAACAAACAATAGAAAATTGTggtaaagaaaaaataataaatagaacaaatttagattttatttgtacatttaaaaagaaagattccTTAAAAGTAATTTTAACTGTAAGTAATAAACGTTGTGATGATCATGTTTTTCAAGAATTTGCCTGTTTTGCTAGAGATAAGATAGCTGAAATAATAAATCGAACATTGATACATATGCAACAATTTAacaaatcgtaatactatatccatatatatatatatatatattatatattatatattatatatatatataatattgacgATGAATATTAGATACCTAATTTTGGACCAAAAGATGAAAAGTGATAGGAATAACATCTTGATTTGTATTATAAACTATGAATTTTCTTTACAATTGTATTAGATTATTGTAGAGttcttaaaaatatagatattaattTCAATGTCATTAGTAAACCAaaactaaatttaaataaaccttCTTGTCTATTTATTCCACAAATCTCccttttattagaaaatatgattttcaTACTGTAGCGGATTATTTATCaactattaagttacaaaataCATTACAACAATTAATAGTTGTATACTAAcaaaataagtaatataaattagATGATATAAAACGATTCTAAcaaacgaaatatttgcaatatttgTATTGATATGATATATACACAAAAATTTTAGGCtgcttaaataattttattgctgtttaatgtttcaaaatattattgtatttttttaaatcaatacACCATACACTAATTACAAGTAAAGgaaacttttaaaattttttaattttatatcatgtATGGATTTAgataaactataaaattaaGATATCTACTTTCATTAATTACATAAGATGTACAatagtacaatttttattttcattaataatgagtatttcaaaataaacgttagtacatatttaaaaaaaaatcatacatacaaaaataatatgaatataataattctttaatcgtTTCTTCATGTTTAAACATTTTACTCATCAAGACAgacctatttaaaaaaaacattCATTTATTTGTACAAAAACTTACAAGATATCACaaaaatttgaagttattaatatatatcacatttatatcacaattaattttgttatttctactttttattacaattttactttatataaacatatatgtatatattttattaatctttgACTACCAGCTACAAAATGAGATTGATTTACATAGATTTCTCATTTCAACTGTCATTCAACCTCGATATACactataattttacatatattattcctttatatatatactttaacttACTCTTAATTATCCTCTATTTAGTCTATATTAGTCTATATACttaattactttaaaaaaatttatcttgtaagtacaattttattattattgttgtgaACTGGTTTATGACTACGGCTCCCTCTAACGTGAATATCTTGTATGGTAATAGAGTAAATTCTAACGCCACGAATCTAACTGTATAGCAGCGCACCCAAGGCaatgaacaaaaattatttaacaaatttattgattaaatgacaaaattatttatcaataacAACTGTCATCACTCTCAAATTTCGCATTTACTTTCGTTACCGTGGGAAAAAAACATTGCCAAGGCATAAATCGCTCGCTTTCTAATACTGCAAACCTCaatcaaattaatgtttattagcATTAGTTAATAAGAATTTGtcttattaaataacaaataaatcggGTACTCAACAGATAAATGTGTTACTCTGTGACCCAAAAACGGAGAGAATAGTTAGAATCGTTGAACCGTTAGAACTGTCACGCTAAGCTCGgagtataaataaatttcataaaagtaCAAATCTTTGTTAAAGTAGTCaatctattataaatattcagttttaaatataaattattgttcaaGTTGATCTTTCTCGTTGTGTATTTCTTCATTCAAACGTTGAATTAGTTTTCGAATTGTTTCAAGTTGTAACGCAAGCAGAATGCTTCAGTACTCTACGGGCTGTAATGTTGTTTTAAATATGAGcatttattatatgatatatgtatgtatatacctaTAATCTGCCGAATGAGGACAAGACAGAAACTAGAGTATCACTAGTGAGTAAGCCAATAGTGGCAGTCGCAACAATCACATTTTGTTTGCGCTTACTGCCTCGTCTCGTTGGATTACGATTATGATCATACAAACAGGTCTCCACATTGATGTACTGAAACCTAGGGAAAACCATTAAAAAATTCAGTCATGTCTAATCGTGAAGGATAAACATAGAAAGTCAACAAAATTCTCGTTctttaggtcatcccataagttcatgccgtttttcgagcggttatatatgttaagattgtttacatacctttcagtttcatgaaaaaatgtaatccccctctcatTGTACAACtacttcccatttttctggtagggccattattccgtctcgataaaaattctcttgtttctctttaaaataattttctaagctatttttgagaatgtcaatattttcaaattttttacctacTAAAAAGTGTTGTAATACTCTAAACAGGTGGTAATCAGATGGGGTAATGTCTGGGGAATATGGGGGATGTggtaaaatttcccaattaaattcagacaatttttttgtaacgctTCCGTTCCGTAAGTTCATGGGGCACCCAAATGTTCAACTTTGACACCATccccattttttttaaacacctatgaatcgttgtcttaggtattttcagaacatctgacatctcttgaactgtcaaactttgtgatttttcaacaagatctcgaattttatcttcgtctgtcTGAGGAGGACGCCCGGAGCGTTCCTCGTCTTCTAAACAAAAATTCCCATCTTTGAAACGTTGGAACCATTTCCTACAGGTGCGAGATGAAAGCGCATTTTCTCCGTAAACAGCACATATGTTTTTCGTGGCAATTGTTACAGAACTTCCTTtccgaaattcatataacatgagatgtcgaaaatggatacgcatttcactcatgattttttactgttagaagtcactgtgttcgctatattacgatcttatacccacgaaaatctgctctagcctgttctcgatcagctaagctcaagtgcattagtcccttatcgccgtatgtttataaatcgacacatgaaatgtatacacaaaagtcggcacaaACTTATTGGATGACCTAATATCTTACGCATGCGCAGAAAAAGGATATTCTTATGtctcatattaatattttacaactagTCACGACTCAATTTTCGCATAGTTTTCCTTAGGCTACAGTATACGAGTgtcaaaatatgtttatataatcgcgatttcaatttccaactataaattaaagataaaatgttGATATGACTTATAGTGTTGTTTTAATCATGGACCTAGGGGTCCCAATATTCCTATGTTCATGGTTTTAATGAAAGTGTAaatagcaataaaaataaaaataaacatattatttcATCTCTTTCTTGTAAAAATCATAAGCATTTTTTGCATAATagatcattattattaaattcatattGTATTACACGCGTCTTAAAACATTTGTGGGGACGTCATATTTTAacctaaaaatatttctacgcttttaattatatttattgtcctttgtatttaaaaagatataattccaaggaaatatatatattgttatttctcaatattaaattttttctatGTTTGAGtgcatataaaataatttctaaattggtagaattttttaaatggaaaaatcattaattttatattatgttttaaaattacaaaatttagatatgtatttaatatatgaaaAGTGAAGATAAATAATGcagaacaatttttaattcttcatttGATATATTAGATAATGTCAATTTAAAATGGAACTTGAAATTTgttatacatgaatataatttttctaattaataaatattataatatgtataataaaacgttatttCACTTTTCTTTCTCAATATTGGTCATAGTTGAACAATTcagttacatttataaaaatgtataataataaataataggaCGAGGTAATAAACCatgattaatataataaatgaaattcataaTTACCACATATTTGCatttgattaataatttaatgataGCATAAACAGTGTTTTTCTCCCACCTGTTTGTATTGTCCCGTAAAATGTTTATTCAACA
Coding sequences within:
- the LOC100649683 gene encoding speckle targeted PIP5K1A-regulated poly(A) polymerase: MSKHCDICSMYFQNDYALQGHLAGKKHLKGLERFEIMERSIVVLSLPKFIPARRLIHFFQQYGVIKGHQFGPNYLIIEFCDRSSAEALLNKPIWIDNVKLNIEKRKAHNNLKRSKSEKQNSSMENTDSISYDNIKYIFEEKSTFDNQLMMFLNAVQLTDIELETRYNSICTQMDKIFKEIFPRCKTYRFGSTQTGLGFKECDLDIYMDIGEPIYENTSKSTDAWTMCKIFKKVKKIMYRMNCVFSNIILIPKAKTPIIKFYYVRTNVSCDISFKNGLGVYKSNLIKYCISLDNRLKPLMLLIKYWARHFKISSGQKISNYALVLLIIFYLQQPSVNIIPPLMVLKSTCQPQIINGWQANFNENAVLPPITNKNNIPQLLHGFFFFYATFEFKAQVICPIDGMVHTESEFKNIKDLPSCMNRYKAYVKEDESLKFNVNKPMCVQDPIELCHNVTASTQFSTLDSVVRYCAIGAEICAISSKNDYIDLMRTLLTTDLKKKGKFNITISANQSQYGSNSMETCVSTTEKTKFSNDDWYSTVFNIVKDIFEKVFMVQVEVLPVETEAKQQKVEMLSDVHIEKQQTVTLHCTGTHCIWRNRRIDNNVLDPSLSCLQKEALMSEQTIENCGKEKIINRTNLDFICTFKKKDSLKVILTVSNKRCDDHVFQEFACFARDKIAEIINRTLIHMQQFNKS